Proteins encoded together in one Pseudomonas sp. ADAK13 window:
- a CDS encoding transporter substrate-binding domain-containing protein, with protein MPRRIKDYLIILSIGVCLSTSVPAEQPVPEQYALLGRAGAVQLDTPLNKTQRQWLQNKRELILGTSGPDYPPFDITSSGRDYEGLTADYAGLVAKTLAIPLTVLRYSTREAAIQALENGEIDFLGSSNGFEAANPDIVLSLPYAVDQPVLVTREGENRNLSDGLAGLRLSLVYHYLPMDEVQALYPKATIHAYPSYQNALNAVAFDQADVFLGDTISTHYMINKGYLRNIRMANFGKHEAHGFSFALRKDQPILLSIVDSVLDGVSTYERDSIAKRWSAGSDILLTDRKLQLTLREERWLKENPVVKVVVNETFAPLTFFDTDGNFRGVTADLLELIRLRTGLRFEIQHVRDVSSMINLVHSGAADIIGAITPSTGRESLLTFSRPYLENSYVLLTRKETGAPASLQQMAGTRLAITQGNPLEKFLRQEFARITLVEAGDTFKASELLVQGQVEGAVTPLVIANYFLSSPVFQDKLQISSSIGTLPATFALATSRHAIELSSILDKALLSIAPDELTAINSRWRGYNAASDGYWRNYHRLIAQIIIGTGLLLLISLTWNGYLQRQIKHRKLAERALSDQFEFMRALVNETPHPIYVRDHNGFLQTCNDSYLQTFDVKRADVIGKSITQMGMALETEAAQYHADYQQVVAEGKPLILDRTLHVHGKKLTIYHWILPYRDSMGEVQGIIGGWIDISERRQLFDELRAAKERADEANRAKSTFLATMSHEIRTPMNAVIGMLELTLKRADQGHLDRPAIEVAYNSAKDLLELIGDILDIARIESGRLSLAPERVNLREVIESVVRVFDGLARQKTLSLALEFTPDVDGTDVLIDPLRFKQVLSNLVSNAIKFTERGQVKIKVHLKETGQPQQIEMKLVVEDTGIGINREDQLRLFEPFAQADNSGHLARSGAGLGLVICRSLCAMMGGQLSLSSVPMVGTQVHVSLTMTSLQPVKAVDKLEPAATTPAPVLNVLVVDDHPANRLLMCQQLGFLGHQFTAAHHGAAGFQAWRQEHFDLVIADCNMPIMNGYELSRSIREYEQREQKAPCVILGFTANAQPEEKQRCFDAGMNDCLFKPISLTALEQHLAQVDPLPTRNAFALQSLDAMTGGDPELSRRLLEELLNSSRHDRVDLMALLARQASANDMIDQAHKIKGAARIIQANTLSGQCEALELACGERDNPHVIEAGIKAIEKSMLELERMLQMQLDVLGRL; from the coding sequence ATGCCCAGGCGTATAAAGGACTATCTAATCATTTTGAGTATCGGGGTATGCCTCAGCACTTCCGTGCCTGCCGAACAACCGGTTCCCGAGCAATATGCACTGCTGGGGCGTGCGGGTGCCGTTCAACTCGACACCCCCTTGAACAAGACACAACGCCAGTGGCTGCAAAACAAGCGGGAATTGATACTGGGCACCTCCGGGCCCGACTACCCGCCCTTCGACATCACCTCCAGCGGGCGTGACTATGAAGGGCTGACTGCCGATTACGCCGGCCTGGTGGCCAAAACGCTGGCAATACCGCTGACGGTGTTGCGCTACTCCACCCGAGAGGCCGCGATCCAGGCGCTGGAAAACGGCGAGATCGACTTTCTCGGATCGTCCAACGGTTTTGAAGCGGCAAATCCGGACATCGTCCTGTCATTGCCCTACGCGGTGGACCAGCCGGTACTGGTCACCCGCGAAGGCGAAAACCGCAACCTGAGCGACGGCCTGGCAGGCCTGCGCCTGAGTCTTGTCTATCACTACCTGCCCATGGACGAGGTCCAGGCGCTGTATCCAAAAGCAACCATCCACGCCTACCCGTCCTATCAAAATGCCTTGAACGCGGTGGCGTTCGACCAGGCTGACGTCTTCCTGGGCGACACCATTTCCACTCACTACATGATCAACAAGGGCTACCTGAGAAATATCCGCATGGCCAACTTCGGCAAGCACGAGGCGCACGGTTTCAGCTTCGCCTTGCGCAAGGACCAGCCTATTCTCCTGAGCATCGTCGACTCGGTGCTCGACGGCGTATCGACCTATGAACGCGACAGCATCGCCAAACGCTGGAGCGCCGGCAGCGACATCCTGCTGACCGACCGCAAGCTGCAACTGACCCTGCGCGAAGAACGCTGGCTCAAGGAAAACCCGGTGGTGAAGGTCGTCGTCAACGAAACCTTCGCCCCACTCACATTCTTTGATACCGATGGCAACTTCCGGGGCGTCACCGCCGACCTGCTTGAGCTGATCCGGCTGCGAACCGGCCTGCGCTTCGAGATTCAACACGTGCGCGACGTCTCCAGCATGATCAATCTGGTCCACTCCGGCGCTGCCGACATCATCGGCGCCATCACGCCGAGTACCGGGCGCGAGTCCCTGCTGACCTTCAGCCGACCCTATCTGGAAAACTCCTACGTTCTGCTGACACGCAAAGAGACGGGGGCGCCCGCCAGCCTTCAACAGATGGCCGGCACGCGCCTGGCGATCACCCAGGGCAATCCGCTGGAAAAGTTCCTGCGCCAGGAATTTGCCCGGATCACCCTGGTGGAAGCCGGTGATACCTTCAAGGCATCCGAATTATTGGTGCAGGGACAGGTAGAAGGTGCCGTGACCCCCTTGGTGATCGCCAACTACTTCCTCTCGTCACCGGTGTTCCAGGATAAATTGCAGATCAGTTCCAGCATCGGCACGCTGCCAGCCACGTTTGCCCTGGCAACGTCCCGTCACGCCATCGAGCTGAGTTCGATCCTCGACAAGGCGCTGCTCAGTATTGCGCCGGATGAGTTGACGGCCATCAATAGCCGCTGGCGTGGCTACAACGCCGCATCCGATGGTTACTGGCGCAACTATCATCGCCTGATCGCCCAGATCATCATCGGCACCGGGCTGCTGTTGTTGATTTCCCTGACGTGGAACGGCTATCTGCAGCGCCAGATCAAACATCGGAAGCTGGCCGAGCGCGCCCTGAGTGACCAGTTCGAATTCATGCGGGCGCTGGTCAATGAAACGCCGCATCCGATCTACGTACGTGACCACAACGGTTTCCTGCAGACCTGCAACGACAGCTACCTGCAAACGTTCGACGTCAAGCGCGCAGACGTCATTGGCAAGAGCATCACCCAGATGGGCATGGCCCTTGAGACGGAAGCGGCTCAATACCATGCCGACTATCAACAGGTCGTGGCCGAAGGCAAACCACTGATCCTTGATCGCACCCTGCATGTTCACGGAAAAAAACTCACGATCTATCACTGGATCCTTCCGTACCGCGACTCCATGGGCGAGGTGCAGGGCATCATCGGCGGCTGGATCGATATCAGTGAAAGGCGCCAACTGTTCGATGAACTTCGCGCTGCCAAGGAACGCGCTGACGAGGCCAACCGCGCCAAGAGCACGTTCCTGGCGACCATGAGCCACGAAATCCGCACCCCCATGAATGCGGTGATTGGCATGCTCGAGCTGACACTCAAGCGTGCCGACCAGGGGCATCTGGATCGCCCCGCCATCGAGGTGGCCTACAACTCGGCCAAGGACCTGCTGGAGCTGATCGGCGACATTCTGGACATCGCACGCATCGAATCCGGTCGGCTGAGCCTGGCCCCGGAAAGGGTCAACCTGCGGGAGGTGATCGAGTCAGTGGTCCGCGTGTTCGATGGCCTGGCGCGCCAGAAAACCCTGAGCCTGGCGCTGGAGTTCACCCCCGATGTCGACGGCACCGACGTACTGATCGACCCCTTGCGGTTCAAGCAGGTGCTGTCGAACCTGGTGAGCAACGCGATCAAGTTCACTGAGCGCGGGCAGGTAAAGATCAAGGTGCACCTGAAGGAGACCGGGCAACCCCAACAGATCGAGATGAAACTGGTGGTGGAGGACACCGGCATCGGGATCAACCGTGAAGACCAGCTACGCCTGTTCGAGCCTTTTGCCCAAGCCGACAACTCCGGGCACCTGGCCCGGAGCGGCGCGGGCCTGGGCCTGGTGATTTGTCGCAGCCTGTGCGCGATGATGGGCGGCCAATTGAGCCTGAGCAGCGTACCCATGGTGGGCACCCAGGTACACGTCAGCCTGACGATGACCAGCCTGCAGCCGGTCAAGGCCGTCGACAAACTGGAGCCTGCCGCGACCACGCCGGCGCCGGTTCTCAATGTACTGGTGGTGGACGACCACCCGGCCAACCGCTTGCTCATGTGCCAGCAACTGGGCTTTCTCGGCCATCAGTTCACCGCCGCGCATCATGGGGCTGCCGGGTTCCAGGCGTGGCGCCAGGAACATTTCGACCTGGTCATCGCCGACTGCAATATGCCGATCATGAATGGCTACGAGTTGAGTCGTTCCATTCGCGAGTATGAGCAGCGCGAGCAAAAAGCACCGTGTGTGATACTCGGTTTCACTGCCAATGCCCAACCGGAGGAGAAACAACGCTGCTTCGACGCGGGCATGAATGATTGCCTGTTCAAACCCATCAGCCTCACTGCGCTGGAGCAGCATCTGGCGCAAGTCGACCCGCTCCCCACCCGCAACGCGTTTGCCCTTCAAAGCCTGGACGCGATGACAGGCGGCGACCCAGAGTTGAGCCGCCGGTTGCTTGAAGAATTGCTCAACAGCAGCCGGCATGATCGGGTCGACCTGATGGCCCTGCTGGCCCGGCAAGCCTCTGCCAACGACATGATCGACCAGGCCCACAAAATCAAGGGCGCCGCCCGGATCATCCAGGCCAATACCCTGTCCGGGCAATGCGAAGCGTTGGAACTGGCATGTGGCGAACGCGACAATCCACACGTGATCGAGGCAGGCATCAAGGCAATAGAGAAATCCATGCTTGAGCTGGAGAGGATGTTACAGATGCAACTGGACGTGCTGGGCCGTCTGTAG